Within Acidimicrobiia bacterium, the genomic segment GTACTTTCAGCTCTTCGCGGAGGATCCCTTCCCGGACGAAGTGGAGTTTCTCGGCAACCCGTTCGCTACCTCGATTGCCGACGGCGATGCGCAGCACGATGCGATGCATATTCAGTTGTTCGAATCCGACCTGCGCCATACGGGCCGTGACCTCGGTAGCGATGCCCTGAGCGGCGCGGTCGGACCGAACCCAATACCCGATCTCTCCGGTGCGGAAACCTCGCGAGACGAACCAGATCGAGACGTTGCCGAGGTGTTGGTTCTGTTCGTCGTTGGCGTCGCGAATGCTGTAGTCGTATGCACGCGTTTCGCGCCAGGCTTTCATGGATTCACGCACGAATTGGCTGGCTTCGAGCCGGCCGTAGGCTAGGTGAGCCCAGGGAAGCCACATGTGGATTTCATTGATGGAGACCCGGACGGCGCTGTATAGGGCATCTGCGTCTCGGCGGCGGAAGGGCCGGAGAACGAAACGATTCGTTGAAATAGGATCCAGACTCAACTCCATTCCGCTAGAGACTATCGCGGGCGTACCATGGTGTGCCGCATGTGGGATCGACTTCCAGGTATTCACCCAGACGAACCGCCGGATACCGGCGCAGACCGCGCTGCGGTGCTGGTTCCCTTATACGAGGACGGATTGGGCGATGTTCGGGTGGTCATGACGAAGCGCCCGATGACCATGCCCACCCACGCCGGCCACATTGCGTTCCCCGGTGGGCGACCCGACCCCGACGACGGGGGGCCGGTGGCCACCGCCCTGCGGGAGGCAGAAGAAGAAGTCGGCATCGATCCTGAAGCGGTCGAGCTGATGGGGTTCTTGCCGACGATTCACACGGTGGAGTTCTCGTTGTTCGTGGTGCCGGTCGTCGGCCGGCTCACAGGAGTCCCGGATCTGCGGCCGTCGCCACGCGAGGTGGCGAAGGTCCTTGAACCGCGGGTCGAGGAACTCGCCGACGCCTCCGCCTGGCGCTTCG encodes:
- a CDS encoding GNAT family protein, which encodes MELSLDPISTNRFVLRPFRRRDADALYSAVRVSINEIHMWLPWAHLAYGRLEASQFVRESMKAWRETRAYDYSIRDANDEQNQHLGNVSIWFVSRGFRTGEIGYWVRSDRAAQGIATEVTARMAQVGFEQLNMHRIVLRIAVGNRGSERVAEKLHFVREGILREELKVRGNWLDHTVYSMLDHEYDKHHQEIADIVAGARLPVEDA
- a CDS encoding CoA pyrophosphatase, coding for MWDRLPGIHPDEPPDTGADRAAVLVPLYEDGLGDVRVVMTKRPMTMPTHAGHIAFPGGRPDPDDGGPVATALREAEEEVGIDPEAVELMGFLPTIHTVEFSLFVVPVVGRLTGVPDLRPSPREVAKVLEPRVEELADASAWRFELWHGRKVWFYDLEGEVLWGATARMTRDLVGLD